Proteins encoded together in one Solanum lycopersicum chromosome 7, SLM_r2.1 window:
- the LOC138337387 gene encoding uncharacterized protein gives MVQDAFGVHSDFDFANQGEEAPNVEYWNVPQGAIDSVIDLSHDLVDPNVEIHDNFYKANRLVSKLGMSSMRIHCYENGCMSYYKDDIVLESCKFCGKCRYKKKDSGKKVPIKAMHYLPLIPRLNRLYASNRCAPHIRWHYEHRRPPGVMCRPSDGEAWKHFDRTYPQFTTEPRNIRLGLCLDGFTPHSFSAAPYSCWPVFVTPYNLPPEMCMTSPCIFLNCVIPGPRNPKVLIDVYLQPLIDELKQVIWNVVRVDESGKFLPMDHEFRSIKNAVRKNSVEQGYPPPILTGEQVWERVQNIPKVAKEQPYKFDGYGVAHRWTKQSIFWELPYWKDNLLRHNLDVMHIEKNYFDNLFYTVMDVTSKTKDSVKARMDLPEYCRRKELWLQEKQNNKFFKPKSSYSFTKDQKSKICEWVEQLKMPAGHVSNLGKCVDMEHGKLHCMKSHYCHVFMETLLPVAFSGLPDRIRKPMTDTLREDNLVHMDQNIPVITNKLEKIFPPGFFDVMEHLPLHLVHEARLGGPVQYRWMYPFESYVVHLYGNERVFENFTKWFQDYIYDTKNGQFDQFLKYICRGPIKTYSINQYVVNGFKFTIEEYSKYKKTNNTGVWVKGCDGNLDGVDYYGVLKEVLEMVYSDKADWLVVIKTKPVVRMEVENVLDVAYQNDDSSIVHHTVDIELENDLEHPEHILEEVDMDEITNEGADATLHENEFEYDDEDEDEYEDEDEDEDENENEDEDEED, from the exons ATGGTTCAAGATGCTTTTGGTGTGCattctgattttgattttgcgaatcaaggtgaagaagcTCCTAATGTTGAAT ATTGGAATGTTCCTCAAGGGGCAATAGACTCTGTGATTGACCTTAGTCATGATTTAGTTGACCCGAATGTAGAGATACATGATAATTTCTATAAGGCAAACAGGTTGGTATCAAAGTTAGGAATGTCATCGATGAGAATTcattgttatgaaaatggttgCATGTCGTACTATAAGGATGATATTGTTCTTGAATCGTGTAAGTTTTGTGGAAAATGTCGTTATAAGAAGAAAGATAGTGGGAAGAAAGTTCCTATTAAGGCAATGCATTACTTACCTCTTATACCAAGGTTAAACAGGTTGTATGCATCTAATAGATGTGCTCCTCATATAAGATGGCACTATGAACATAGAAGACCTCCTGGAGTTATGTGTCGTCCATCCGATGGAGAGGCTTGGAAGCATTTTGATAGAACATATCCACAATTTACAACTGAACCACGAAACATTAGATTGGGTTTATGTTTAGATGGATTCACGCCACATTCTTTTTCTGCTGCACCATATTCTTGTTGGCCTGTATTTGTAACACCATATAATCTTCCACCCGAGATGTGTATGACCAGTCCATGTATATTTCTCAATTGTGTCATTCCTGGCCCTCGAAATCCAAAAGTATTGATTGATGTATACTTGCAACCTTTGATTGATGAGTTGAAACAAGT CATATGGAATGTTGTCAGGGTGGATGAAAGCGGGAAA TTCTTGCCAATGGATCACGAGTTTAGGAGTATTAAAAATGCAGTGAGAAAGAATTCTGTTGAACAAGGTTATCCTCCTCCAATCTTAACCGGAGAACAAGTTTGGGAGAGGGTTCAAAACATTCCAAAGGTCGCAAAAGAACAACCCTATAAATTTGATGGATATGGTGTTGCACATAGATGGACAAAACAAAGCATATTCTGGGAGTTACCGTATTGGAAGGACAATCTTCTTCGACATAATCTTGATGTCAtgcatattgaaaaaaattactttgataatttattttatacagtAATGGATGTCACTAGCAAGACAAAAGATAGTGTTAAAGCTAGAATGGACTTACCTGAATATTGCAGGCGAAAAGAGTTATGGTTGCAAGAGAAACAGAACAACAAGTTCTTCAAGCCTAAGTCTAGTTATTCATTTACAAAGGATCAAAAGAGTAAAATTTGTGAATGGGTCGAGCAACTTAAGATGCCTGCTGGACATGtttcaaatttaggaaaatGTGTTGATATGGAGCATGGAAAATTACACTGTATGAAAAGTCATTATTGTCATGTCTTCATGGAAACATTACTCCCCGTTGCATTTAGTGGCTTGCCTGATAGAATTAGGAAACCTATGACTGATACGTTAAGGGAAGACAACCTAGTTCATATGGATCAGAATATTCCTGTAATTACGAATAAGTTGGAGAAGATTTTTCCACCTGGATTTTTCGATGTGATGGAGCATCTTCCTTTACATCTAGTGCATGAAGCACGCCTTGGAGGTCCGGTTCAATATAGATGGATGTATCCTTTTGAGAG TTACGTTGTGCATTTATATGGCAATGAAAGAGTATTTGAGAATTTCACAAAGTGGTTTCAAGATTAC attTATGACACAAAAAATGGTCAATTTGACCAATTTTTGAAGTACATTTGTCGGGGACCCATCAAGACTTATTCAATTAATCAGTATGTTGTTAATGGTTTTAAATTCACTATTGAAGAATactccaaatataaaaaaactaacaatACTGGAGTTTGGGTAAAAGGTTGTGATGGAAATCTAGATGGAGTTGATTATTATGGGGTACTCAAGGAGGTTTTGGAAATGGTGTATTCCG ATAAAGCTGATTGGTTGGTTGTTATTAAAACCAAACCCGTGGTCCGTATGGAAGTTGAAAACGTGTTGGATGTTGCATACCAAAATGATGATTCATCAATTGTTCACCACACCGTCGATATTGAATTAGAGAATGATTTAGAGCATCCTGAACACATATTAGAAGAGGTTGATATGGACGAAATAACAAATGAAGGGGCAGATGCAACACTTCACGAGAATGAGTTTGAgtatgatgatgaggatgaagATGAATATGAGGACGAGGACGAGGACGAGGATGAGAATGAgaatgaggatgaggatgaggaggATTAG